The Atribacterota bacterium genomic interval AAAAATTGGTACGACATGCCGATAGTTATGGATTTGATGCTATCACTATTGGAGGGATACTAGCCTGGCTCATGGATTGTCTGGAGAAGGATTTATTATCTCCAGCTGATCTGGGCTTAAAGGATAAACCAATATT includes:
- a CDS encoding aldehyde ferredoxin oxidoreductase C-terminal domain-containing protein; the protein is MMNIYKKDYEPYQALGPLCGIFDQRAAEKLVRHADSYGFDAITIGGILAWLMDCLEKDLLSPADLGLKDKPI